In the Sarcophilus harrisii chromosome 1, mSarHar1.11, whole genome shotgun sequence genome, one interval contains:
- the FABP9 gene encoding fatty acid-binding protein 9, with product MVEPFLGTWKLISSENFDEYMKELGVSFAARNVGGLAKPTVTISVNGEVITMKTDSTFKTTEISFKLGEEFDETTADNRKVKSIITMDNGSLVQVQKWQGKETTIKRQIANGKMVAVCTMNNVVSTRIYEKV from the exons ATGGTTGAGCCTTTTTTGGGAACCTGGAAACTTATCTCCAGTGAAAACTTTGATGAATACATGAAAGAACTAG GAGTGAGTTTTGCTGCCAGGAATGTTGGAGGATTAGCAAAGCCTACTGTAACTATCAGTGTTAATGGTGAGGTGATAACCATGAAAACTGATAGTACATTCAAAACCACAGAGATCTCCTTCAAATTGGGTGAGGAGTTTGATGAAACCACAGCAGATAACCGGAAAGTGAAG AGCATCATAACAATGGATAATGGCTCCCTGGTCCAGGTGCAGAAGTGGCAAGGCAAGGAGACAACAATCAAAAGACAAATTGCAAATGGGAAAATGGTGGCG GTGTGCACCATGAATAATGTTGTGAGCACTAGAATCTatgaaaaagtataa